The region TATCCCCATCCTCCAACTTCCtgcttcatttacattttagtgattTAGCACAGTGCTTCCCAAACAGGGGTACTAGGGCCCTTGGGTGTACTTGGCCAATCCACAGGAGGTACTTGAGAACACACAGGAGACCATTCTTTTATTGATAAAATCAACAAGAGGGAGTGCGTCTGGGGCAGTCCAGGCTGAGCAAAATTCAGTTGGTGGTAAACCAAAAAAGGGTGGGAAACACTGATAGCAGATacttatccagagagacttacagATGCATACAGGATATCAAAATAACTATGTACAGTACTATTCAACATTtaagggtcacttagaaatgtccttgatttcaaaagaaaagctaattttttgatcattaaaataacatcaaattgatcagaaatgcaTAAgtatacagaggcccattatcagcgaccatcactcctgtgttccaacggcacattgtgtttgcttatCCAAATGTATCATTCTAAAAggttaattgatcattagaaatcccttttgtgattatgttagcaccgctAACATTtgctgtgctgattaaagcagcaataaaactgtccttatTTAGTTCAGCATCTTCAGCTTCCGTGTTTGTGGcagttcgattacaggctcaaaatggccagaaacaatgAACTTTCTTCTTAAAGTCATCAGTATATTCTGATAAATCAAGCCTATTCCTTTGTTTAGGCTAAGAAACTGACGATTTTATACAACCAATCTTGtgctactcccttcacagaacagtgcaaactgtctctaaccagagtAGAAAGAGCAgcgggaggccccggtgcacaactgagcaagaggacacaTGCAATAGAGTGTCTAGTTGGagagacgcctcacaggtcctcaactggcagcttcattaaacagtacccgCAACACCATTCTAagtgtcaacagtgaagaggcgactccgggatgctggccttctaggcagagtccttcctctgtccagtgtctgtgttcttttgcccacaTTTATCTTAtctttattggccagtctgaggtaTGGCTTTTTCTCTGCAACTCTGCCCAGAAGgtcagcatcccagagtcgcctcgtcactgttgacgttgaggcTGGTGTTTTGCGGTTTCTATTTGATGCTTGCTTACAATGGGCcactgtacgcctatgtagatactccattgaaaatcagcggtttccagctacaatagtcatttacaacattaacaatgtctacattgtatttctgataaatgtaatgttattttaatggatacAAATTTGctgttcttttgaaaacaagggcATTCAGTAGTTGTAAGTACTCCTTACTCAGTGAAGCAGTACATTTAGGGCTTGCATTTTTAACTAAATTAAAATTTCAAGCAGTAGTTTGAGGCTGGTGAGTGGTGTTATGACCTTTTGAGATACTTCACACCTCAAACTAATTTTGAATGGGATTGTGAAGTATTTTTTCTCCTTTAAAAGAGAAGATACGGTTTTGAGATTAATGTTTTTGGAGGGGCTTGGGTATTTGATTGGGTATGATCATGTAATGGGAAAGCTTTTCACTGTGATAACGCATGCCTACTCCTTCACCTGACAGTGCTGCTGTCTTTTAAGGCTTTCTCCCATCAGAGTATTGCTTCCTTGTCTCTTTCCATGGCCGTTATACCCCGTAAGCACTGATACAGGTTCAGATTGTTTTTATCTCACTTTTAAGATTAGGATTGGGGGTAATCTGATCAATCAGATTAGGAGAGCCTAGCAAGGCTTCTTCCTATGTTATAGCTTTTCTCGCTGTGTCTTCTGTCCAGCGACACATCCCCTGCCACACAGGAAACCCTCTCTTATTGTCCCGTATTGTGTTGCTGTTTCCTGTCCCTGTTATTGTTGTCAAAGAACTAGACTACTTCCTGATCAGATTATGATGCTTTCAGGTAAACTGCAAAATCGTTTCTGCCAATTCCCATTTTTTGCGATGTCACTGGCATGTGCGTCTTGActgttgtatttgtttgtatggCCACATTTACACCATaggtgtgagaaagagagaggagatcttgtttttgttctcccGAGACCCACACAATGGCCCACCCCTTACTCACTCGACAGCTTTGCTAgcctctcccctttctctctctccgctCTCCCCACACTCCCATTAAGTCTTCTGTTCTGGCCGTGGCCTTGACCAGTGCAcatgtctctctttgtctcttttcattttcactctttctttctttttccagcCCAacctctgtcttttctctgtctttattCTGCCTTTCTTCTAGTTCAGTCTCTAGGCTTTTGCGCCGTACTTAGTGTgatttctctcttcctgtctgtctcctgtcaTGAGGACTCTACACAGGCTGAAGTTGATGAGCTCCCCCAGTCTCAGTGACCTGGGAAAGAGTGAGAAGGGATCCCCGGAGGACCgtggagagaaacagaagagGGCCGGGGCCAACGCCACTTGGAACAGGTTGCTGCACCTTGGTGATGCATGTAATCTGTCTCTATTTACTATAATTTAATGAGTGCAATGAATCTAAacatgttgatgtgtgtgtttgtgtgtgtgtgtgtgtgtgtgggtggatgtgtgaatTCACTAGCATCCACAATGCTGTCATTGCCGTCTTCCAGAAGAAAGGTCTGGCTGACAATGAACTCTATGTTCTCAACGAAGGTGTCAGGTGAggtacacaccaacacaaatcTGCACAGCATTTTTCCTGCTGCGTGAGTGTGAAATGCCATGTGACCATGCCAGATatctaattatatttaaaaaccAGACATTAAAGCCATCAGTTCTGTCATATCAGCCTCCATTTTAGAGCAGTAAACAACTGAAGTCACATGCATTAGACAGAGCTGACACAGTCATAAAGTATAGTCCTAGCAGTATTTCAACATATACTTACCACTGGAAACAAATGAACAATATGTTTAGAAGAGAAAACTGGGTATTACATTTTCCAGACAACCTGAAGTTTGTGAGACTTGGTATAAATAAACATTGGTGTAACTACATGGTAATAAGCATGTAACTAAAAAAGTTAATACATCATTTTACATTGTTGGTTTTACAGCTTTTTTGCTTGTTTTGTGCAGTCATTGTATTGCACTGGTCACTGTAGCCTATGCTAtagtattttctttctcttgtaTTTGTTGACTCAGGCACCTGTTAAAAACAGACTTGGGGTCTTTCTTCACAGAGTACCTCCAGGTAAGTTCTGGTGAATTAATAAACTAGATAGATTGTTTCTGATTCAGTAATAACATAAATGTTTAACAAACTTGTTTTGTTTATCCTCTCCGTACCTCAGAACCAGTTGCTGACAAAGGGCATGGTCATTCTACGGGACAAAATAAGATTCTATGAAGGTATTTGTTGTGTCTcacatttcatttcatattaGTTTGTGTTCGCAGAATTTCACAGAAGAGAGCAGCCTGTGCTTCAAATATTGGTACCAATTTAACCAAAGTTTGGATTGACTTTGTCAATGTCTGTGATACAAAGGTCCCAAACTGCTGGGCTGTTAGAGGTTATTCTAGTACTaaccatattttgttttctccTGTTGGTGTGCAGGTCAGAAGTTACTGGACTCTCTGGCAGAGACGTGGGACTTTTTCTTCTGCGATGTTCTCAACATGCTACAGGCCATCTTCCACCCAGTACAGGTATCTCTCCCCTGACTCTTTCATGTCGCTGTCTGTACTTTCTCTCCTTTACCTGCACTTCCTCTTGCTTTCTCTGAGTcttcctgtctttttctctgcttCTCTCACCGGGGATGTTTTAATAACCTTGCGGTCCCCTCACCTTACTTGTCGTTCCATTCTTCTTCTAACTCTTCCCATGGGTTTTGTCTGTGTGCAGGGTAAGGAGCCCAGTGTGAGACAGCTGGCTCTGCTCCACTTCAGGAACACCATAGTTCTAAGTGTGAAGCTGGAGGACGCTCTGTGTCGCCCCCGCGCCCGCACCCCCCCATCCGTCACACAGATGCTACTTATACTTCAGGTGGGTACAGTACGCCTCTCGGTCTTCACTCTTCCACCATTTCCATCTTGGATTACCATCTTGGAATCTCTTTTTAAATCTTGTCCACAATTTATTTTTCGCACTTTCTCTCTGCCACTCTCTcactaaatcacacacacaaacaaacacatacatttctaGATTTTCCTGATTTCATCAAGGTTCTGGAAAATATTTGTCTCCATTTATGTAGTGGAACCcaagcacacacatatactgtatatttgcacACAAACTGACCAGTCTCCTCTGTCCTTGCAGGGTGTCCATGAGTCGCGGGGTGTCAGTGAGGAGTACCTGCGTCTGGAGTCCCTGGTTCAGAAGGTGGTCTCTCCTTACCTGGGTACTCATGGCCTCTACTGTGGAGACAGCAGTGCGACACACTGCTCCTGTGTGCTGGGTAagatacacacactcaacataCACAGAATAAGAAGATATAAATGGGTTATCTATATGTTTTACATGCTGATGTtgtgaaaagaaaatcaaaatgAATTGAGGCACAGGCCAAAAACCTTGTGAACCCCTTTGTTACAGAGAAGCGTTTGCAGTGGTGCTGGCCAAAGCAGCCTGTGGACCAAGCGTCTAAGAACCCTGTGGTCCGTTCTAAGAGCTACAACATCCCTCTTCTCCTTACGCCTGTGGCGGAGTATGACCCTGACATCAGCTCTGTGGGAAGCGGGGGAATCCGACGCCACTCTGCCTGTGAGATCATCTCCTGCCTGGAAGAACAGGGCGTGGCTTATGCTGACATGGCCTCTGGGACTGATCCTTCCACGTCCATTGCCTCTGTGAACAGGCTCTGTGTGGTTCCACAGTTCACAGGTAGGCCCTCTGTCTTCTGTGTACACTAAAAACTGTGAAATTGTTGTGGTGAGGGTTAAAAGGTTGACAtatcagacagacaaaaacaaatacacttaAAATACTGCACCACTGAATAAACCTTAAGCACAACCTTCCACCTGGCAGGTACCATGGAGTCTTCTCTCaactcctcttccctcctccccttccACTCCCCAGGAAACCTCCACGGGACGGAGGCAACGATGACCCTCACGGACATGGCCATGTgtgcccccgccccccccccccagcggaTCCTCCAGCCCAGAGACCATTATTGGCCAGGTTCTGGAATCCCTGGATTCAGATTCAGACGGGATATTCATAGAATTCCCACCACGCTGCTCTGAGTCTCTGGGATATGGTCGGGACAGCAGGCAGAGCACTGTGTAGAGGGAATTATGCCTAGGATCAGCATGTCCTCCCCACATACCTTATCTTAGACATTTGAGGGAAAACACTGAACTGTCCTTACATCAGTGTCTGGGCAAGAGAAAACTCATCCTATTGAGGATTGCGTGGCTATGTGCACTCCATACTTCTACCCACAAGAGGCCTCTTTGTAGTAAGCATTTACtttgagaaaaagagaaacaaacttTTTTAAGCATTTGATAAATTCTGAATATGTCAGTTTTTCTGGGATGTGTttccttttgtgtgttttgaaactTGACTCTAACTACTTTAATGCCATAACTTGTGGGCTTTTGGATGTGGACCATATAAAGCTTTGTAAGCTGCATTTACCAGAGTAAAAGTAGCGTTTGGAGTATGACAGTACAGTATGTGAATGTAATTTGGTCACAACTTTCTCCCACCCATCCCAGTGTGTGTTAACCTGGCTTCAGTAGGCTATTTTCCGTCTCCCAACTGTGTGCTTTCTTACTGTTCTGCCAAACTCGACATGTATGACCATTAAAACAATAGTTAGAAAAGTTAGCTTAAGTACCAGGGACCAGTGTATCAACCTCTTTTCAAGCTTCGTAAAGCAGTAATATAATGTATTACCCATACAAACTAAAGAATGAAATGTTATTAGAGGTTTACTGTTTACATAAGAGAAAATGAGGGTTTTGTTGAATGTTGTCTCATTCACTGTGTTGTGCTGCCCTTCAACTGTAAATACCTTTTTTTAGGACAGCTAGGTATTGTGAAGTAAGCTTTTTATCTTAATGTTTACTTGTGATTTTAATAAGGGCTTTTTAACTGAAGCTATTTTTATGATGATTTACCTCAACTGTTTTTAATACTTTGCTTTTTTGACAATCTGTAATGAGACGTTTTTATCTAAGGTTGTAAATTATCATTCATTTGTGATATaagattttaattaaaattcAAATGGCTAAGTACATTTCCATTTCCTGATTAACAATGTATGGTATGAtagcatttgtgtttttctgtgattGACGAACATAATTAAGAGAATAAGTCATAAGCCATAAAATAATGATCTCAAAAAATATACTAACAACAACCGGAGGATGAGGTATCATGTAGTCCAGCTTCTACCAACCTCCCCAGCTATTCTACTTGTCTTTATACCTGTAGATATTCACAACAGCTTTTAGCTTGTATGTAGGACAGTAGACATGATATGAAATGTGGTTCTGTAAGAACTAGGAAGTTAGCAGGCCCAAGGTACACCCCAGCACCTGGTCTCatcaatcaaataaatgttttaattaatttattattttatttgaatagaaCCTTTATTTTAACAGAGAAACTCCAATTAGAAAGCAACAACTGAGTTGTTGTACCTCAGCTGGGGGAAAACCCTTAGTAGTCTTATGAGTTTTAGTTAGGACAGAAATGTGCATAAAATCCTGTTCCTTAACCTGCTCTTTCTTGAAGTtctaaaaatgacaaaaatgcaCATATAGGCTAATAGCGTGGTAATTCATTCCTGACCTCTGATAGCGTGGGGGGATTAAGGAAATGTCCTGCTAGTGTGGTATGTATAGCATTATAAAttggtactgtactgtactgtacacttTTTGTTGCAAACAAGCTAGGAGCTATTATATATGTTGTTGCAAGCTACGTAAGTAAGTATTATTTTCTCCTCATTTATATTTCTGCTGATCTCTTTTATGTCACTGATCacatttgttgaaattaaaAGCAAGATAGCTAGGGAAatacacagaaaatgtaaaaaaaatagttttgtcGTCACATGAACATGTCCATATATAGTAATGCCCAGGCAGCCATCTTTAATGTTCTATTCGGTCCCTGTAACCGGAACCACGTTATACCTCAGATAAACATTAGACGATGCTCTAGAAACTTCGTTGTCGTAGTTACGAACTTGCAAAACTCTATATTATTCACTTGTACTGatcacttttttatttaaaatatttctttctACTGTAATTGACAAATCCTTGCTTGGAACCAGGTAAGCAAATCGTCAGCCTGTCTCAAAATGTCAGTTCAGCTACTCTGTCCATTTAACgttacgttagctagctaaattcACTTATTGTATTGTTGTCAATATTTCATTGACCAACTTGATATAAGCTGTCTTGTCAGTTGCAAACTAGATAATCAGATCATGACGATGATCTAACAATAGCTGAGTCAACTACTGGTGATTGCGGACTGTCAGCAAGTTAACTGCTGTAGCTAGCAGTACGTAATATTAGTAGGAGTAcctaccccccccctccccaaaacacacacacagttttgctATCAAGGTTGAGAAGGGACAATTTAGTACCATTAAAAAGAAACGTATTTATACCTGACCCCTAAATCTAACTTTAACCTAAAATAACACACATATAGTGAACCTGTCCTACATTGCATTCCCTCCTAGTTCTACAATAATCATTGCAATGTAGTGTTTTAGCgcatttctgtttcattgtagttgtttgtttgtgtctcctATCTTCAGGATTGTCTTACTTTTGACCAGACCCTACCAGTGTCCACGTTCCCCTTCCCGGCCACCACTTCTTCCCTTCAATGAGGATGTCTCTGGCCCAGAGAGTCCTGTTGACATGGATcttctctctcatcttcctcatcatGCTGGTCCTCAAACTGGACTCTAAAATTTACTGGAACTGGTTTCTTGTCTTTCTTCCTGTATGGACCTTCGACACCATCCTCATTCTCATGCTTGTGGTAAAGATGGCGGGTCGCTGCAAGCCCGGCTATGATCCACGGGATGGCCAGCAGAACCTGCGGCGGAGGGTATGGTACCTGGTGGCCATTTTGCTGAAACTGGGCTTCTGTCTGACGCTGTGCGCCCGGCTGGAGAGGCTGACGGACATTTGGCTCAGTGTGGTCTGTGTCCCCCTCTGGGCTGTGCTGGTCGGGGCCATGGTGGAGCTGGGGTACAATGTCTTTCACTACCGCAGAGACTGACAAGATTCCGAGGGAGGACATAGAAACTGCAGATGAGTCTGTAAGGAAGGTGAAAGTGAGATAATATTATTTGCTTCTGGTGAAACTGAAAAGAGTGAACATGAGAAGGGTATTGTTTCATTTTAACTACCGCAGAGACTGAGATAAGGGGGAGGGGTGAAAGGAGATTGAGAAGGGAATATATTTACTTTACTCCTACTAGTACAGGATACAGAGACAACTGCAATAGAGACTGAGGGGGAGTTGTGTTACAGCGAGCAATACTTCAGCCATGACCTCTGACCAGGGAACTGGAGTCTAGACTGGTTTCTGTGGGAATGGACTCTATATTCTGTATTTGTGAAACGTGCCTATTGACATTGAGGGTATTGATAAGCAGATTTGAACCCTGCatccccagacagacagactgactgactatgATAACTAAGGACCGTTGGGTCTGATGGATTTATAAATTAATATCGGTATTCATTGTTTCTTTGGtaggaatctttttttttcctggaAAAATACACAAGTCATAAAATGCATTAGATACAGTTCCTCAACTTTGCTGAAGTAATTAGAGAGCTCACTAAAGTTGGTATGGACTCATTATACAGTGGTATTTCCCTGcttatattttcaaataatttgcagATTAGTGACTACCTTGAAGAAGAGAACATTGAGGAGTATATTTTCTAAGTTTTGGAACATAACTGTAAATCTGCTATAAAGGGAATTTCATAACAGGTAACCTGACTCACTCTAGAAAGGAGAGCAGGAGGGATTGCCTGTCCTCTCGGGTGTTTTATCATAGGTCAGAAGGGTGTACTACATACCTGGTTTGAGGACTTACCTGTGTTGATATTAAAACTGTTTCTGCTATTTTCATGTTAAACTAATCAATTTTGATATAATGAATGGGCTGATCCCTTCTGCGTTTGAAAGTTAACGcacagtaaaatgttgtttggcaataatattatataattgATTGGATTGGGGTGAAAGCTGAAAgctaaaaacatgaataatgaTCAATAAAATACCTTCTCAGGGTTAGGAAGGGATAGGCTATGTCGTTGGTACTGGTACACTGAGGAAGAGTTTCTCAACCTAGTTCTGTGGCACCCAAATGGGGCTACATGCTTTTTTGGCATTCCAGCACTAAAACCTGTAATTCTACTAAGCAGGCAATCATCCAGCTGTTTTAGATAAATCAGACTCATTCTATTTTGGATCCAAAATGTGTGTCTATTTACAGTCCAAAATTGATTAATTGAGGAAAAATTTAGCAGAGAGTGAGAGCAAATGTATTACCTTGAATGTCTCCAAACATAAACAAGCTGATAAAAGTACTTGTTTTACTCTGACATTCACTCTTCCTGCTTGAAAGCCAAATTCTATACTTTTTGcaagttttatttttcttcagtgaatgtattttttttgctgaCCTTTGCATTAATATCCAAGAATTTACACTACCATAAATGTCCTTGCTGTGTTGGTCAACATTGATATGTCCTGTTATTGCCTTTTCCAGGCACAGGAGGTTTTGTGACGGCTTCCAGGGTTGGGGGA is a window of Esox lucius isolate fEsoLuc1 chromosome 19, fEsoLuc1.pri, whole genome shotgun sequence DNA encoding:
- the prr5a gene encoding proline-rich protein 5a isoform X1, whose product is MDSGGHPIRRTLHRLKLMSSPSLSDLGKSEKGSPEDRGEKQKRAGANATWNSIHNAVIAVFQKKGLADNELYVLNEGVRHLLKTDLGSFFTEYLQNQLLTKGMVILRDKIRFYEGQKLLDSLAETWDFFFCDVLNMLQAIFHPVQGKEPSVRQLALLHFRNTIVLSVKLEDALCRPRARTPPSVTQMLLILQGVHESRGVSEEYLRLESLVQKVVSPYLGTHGLYCGDSSATHCSCVLEKRLQWCWPKQPVDQASKNPVVRSKSYNIPLLLTPVAEYDPDISSVGSGGIRRHSACEIISCLEEQGVAYADMASGTDPSTSIASVNRLCVVPQFTGTMESSLNSSSLLPFHSPGNLHGTEATMTLTDMAMCAPAPPPQRILQPRDHYWPGSGIPGFRFRRDIHRIPTTLL
- the prr5a gene encoding proline-rich protein 5a isoform X2, with the translated sequence MDSGGHPIRRTLHRLKLMSSPSLSDLGKSEKGSPEDRGEKQKRAGANATWNSIHNAVIAVFQKKGLADNELYVLNEGVRHLLKTDLGSFFTEYLQNQLLTKGMVILRDKIRFYEGQKLLDSLAETWDFFFCDVLNMLQAIFHPVQGKEPSVRQLALLHFRNTIVLSVKLEDALCRPRARTPPSVTQMLLILQGVHESRGVSEEYLRLESLVQKVVSPYLGTHGLYCGDSSATHCSCVLEKRLQWCWPKQPVDQASKNPVVRSKSYNIPLLLTPVAEYDPDISSVGSGGIRRHSACEIISCLEEQGVAYADMASGTDPSTSIASVNRLCVVPQFTGNLHGTEATMTLTDMAMCAPAPPPQRILQPRDHYWPGSGIPGFRFRRDIHRIPTTLL
- the tmem60 gene encoding transmembrane protein 60 translates to MRMSLAQRVLLTWIFSLIFLIMLVLKLDSKIYWNWFLVFLPVWTFDTILILMLVVKMAGRCKPGYDPRDGQQNLRRRVWYLVAILLKLGFCLTLCARLERLTDIWLSVVCVPLWAVLVGAMVELGYNVFHYRRD